The bacterium DNA segment AAAGGCTGTGCTTCGCGAATTAATATATGTCAGTAGTCAGATTATTAATCGTTGTTATCATCAAGGTGATCGTCAGTTAAATGCGGTGATTGATGAGGCTGAAAAGTTAATTTTTCAGGTTTCTAATAAACGTTCTGATAAATCATTTGTTCAGATTAATATCTGGTTAAAAAAAACTTTTCAACATTTGTCTGATATAAAATTGCATAGCAAGGGGATTACTGGTATTCCTTCTGGTTTTCGTATTCTGGATGAGATGACTTCAGGTTTTCAGAATGGTGATCTGATTATTGCTGCTGGCCGTCCTTCTATGGGAAAGACTGCGTTTGCTTTGTCAATTGCATCGTTTGCGGCTCGCAATGGTTTTGTCGTTGGTTTTTTTTCATTAGAAATGCCAGCGGAGCAGCTGACCGTGCGTATTTTGTCTGCTGAGTCTGGCATTTTGCATCATGATATAAGGAATGCAACTATTAGTTCTGATGAATGGATACAGTTGACACATGTGGCGGCTGAGCTTGCAAATACTAAAATTTTTATAGACGATACTGCTGCTTTGAATATTATGGAGTTGCGTGCAAAAGCAAGAAAATTGAAATCTGAACATAATTTGCAATTTTTAATTGTTGATTATTTGCAACTAATTCATACTGATAAACAGTATGAAAATCGCCATCAAGAAGTATCTGTTATTTCTCGTTCATTGAAGGCTTTGGCAAAAGAGTTAAATATTCCCATTATAGCACTTTCTCAGCTTTCTCGCGCTGTTGATTCACGAATGGACAAACGGCCACTACTTTCTGATTTGCGTGAATCAGGTGCGATAGAACAGGATGCAGATTTGATTATGTTCTTATATCGCGATATAGTTTATAATGCAGATACTGAAGATGATACGTTGGCTGAAGTTATTATTGGTAAGCAGCGTAATGGTCCAACGGGTACTGTTATGTTGCAGTTTGTCAAAGAGTTGACCCGGTTTAAGGATCAATAGTTTTGGGGTGACAGGTAAGATGAAGCTACTTTTTTGCAAATACTCCTTTTATGAGTATGTTTTTATGTTTTTTGCGTTTGTGTTGGTTTCTTCACTTTTGTTTCGTGGTGTTCTTTTTTTGTATTTGCCGTGTGATTTTTATTTTAAGTGTTAGTTTTGACTAGTGATTTGTTTGGGTATTGATCCTGGAACGTTAAAGCCAGGTTTTTGTGTTTTGTCTTTGCCTTCTGAAGCTCGTGGTAGCTGTAAAATTTTAAGTGCTGGGTGTTTAGTTTTAAGAACTAAGGACCCATTGCCTGTGCGACTTATGCATATATATGATTTTTTTGAAAACATGATTGTGACCTGTTCAGTTTCTTCATTGGCCATTGAAACGCCTTTTCTTGGGAAAAATGCACAAAATTTTTTGAAGCTTGGTTATGTGCGAGGAATTTTGTATTTGTTAGCTCAGCGCAAAGGGCTCGAGATACAAGAATTTACACCGCGTCAGGTGAAGCTTGCAGTTTCTGGGTACGGTGGAGCGGACAAAGAGATGGTAGCGCGTTCTTTGTCGAAGCTTTTTCCTGTTTTTGATCCATCTGCTGTTGAAATGTTTGACATCACCGATGCGATAGCAGTTGCCTTTTGTGGGATAATGTCTTTGAGGTGATGCTTTTTATGAAAGAGCTCCCTCAGAAAGTTCTTCTTTTTTTTGAGGGAGTTTCTCTTTTTCAGAACTTTCTTCGTCCTCTCTTTCTTCTTTGATCTCTTTTATGTTTTCTGCTAAGAAGTCTTCGATCTCTTTTTCTATATTGATTTCCTCTGTTTCGATGCTTTTCTCTTTAAAAAAGAAGAACTTTATTTTGTTGCTTTTTTCCTTTCTTTTCATATTTCCTTTTATTTTATTGTTACCTTTATATTCCTTTTTTATCTTTGTGTACTGTTTTGTGCTTAGATCAAATTCGAATTTGTACATCATGTCTTCTTTGTCGAACGTTGTGCCAATAATGCTATTTTGTTTTGTTAAATAAGGAAAAATGGTATTTATGTTGTTATTTTTTAGCAGTTTTTTGTGTAGTATGTTTCTTGGAAGTGAGAAGTTGCATAACCATTTGTACGTCCATTCATTAAGATTTTTCACTAACAGGAATACCGACATCTCCTTCTCTCCCGCAGCACATTCTCTTTTTACAGTTATTAATATTTTTTCTTTGGAGTATACTTTTATATCCTGTATGTCTTTTGAAAAAAAAACTGTATCTTTTATTTCGTTTTGCTTTTCTGTATTTATAAGTTGAATGTAAGCTTCGTTTCTTTTTTTTCTGTATTTTTTATATGCTAATACATTGTCCTTTAATTGTATACGGTTTATTTTTGTACATTCTTCATTTTTTACTGAAGTAATTTCTGCTTTTTTGTCCTTTAAAATAAAGCGAAAGACAATCTTTTCTTTTTTATAGGTTGCTATTCCGTAGCCTGTTGTATTATTTTGCCATAGTATTTGCTTGATTTTTGTCAATGGCAGGTCTAACGAGATAGTTTCTGGTGTCCGCTTATTTGCTCTTTTTATCTTTAAAATTTTGTTTTCTAAATAAGAGAAGTCTTCTGTTCCCGGTATTATTGCTATTTTTTTGGGATTATAGATTTTTGACAGAGCTTGTTCTAGTCTTGCATTTTTTGTGTCATACCACCATATTGAATTTCTTCCTGATTTATTGATAACGCACAGAACTTTCTCCTGGAATTGTCCTGCTGAAAAAAAATGATATTCCTGAGGGTACAGTTCTCCTGTCACAAGAAATAACATTGTTTTAAGAATAGCGTTTTGTAAATGGTGTTGCATATGGAGTCCTTTTTTGGCTTTTGATTTTCAAGGTAGTATAAAACAAAAAAATCCGTTACACCAGTCTTTCGACTAATGTAACGGAAAAAAGGAGAGTAGTAATGAAGCCTAGATTAAATTTTTTTTATTTAAAAGTATTTCATATTGC contains these protein-coding regions:
- the dnaB gene encoding replicative DNA helicase produces the protein MQRQSRDGGPLFKDGFSEVVSFNQVPVSQDAERAVLGAILLSDEHLYQVAEILVANDFYLEQHKCIYQRMLELWKERKRIDLLTLQDDLTKCGELEKAGGIVYLMSLQEDVLNLGLLGQYASIVKEKAVLRELIYVSSQIINRCYHQGDRQLNAVIDEAEKLIFQVSNKRSDKSFVQINIWLKKTFQHLSDIKLHSKGITGIPSGFRILDEMTSGFQNGDLIIAAGRPSMGKTAFALSIASFAARNGFVVGFFSLEMPAEQLTVRILSAESGILHHDIRNATISSDEWIQLTHVAAELANTKIFIDDTAALNIMELRAKARKLKSEHNLQFLIVDYLQLIHTDKQYENRHQEVSVISRSLKALAKELNIPIIALSQLSRAVDSRMDKRPLLSDLRESGAIEQDADLIMFLYRDIVYNADTEDDTLAEVIIGKQRNGPTGTVMLQFVKELTRFKDQ
- a CDS encoding crossover junction endodeoxyribonuclease RuvC yields the protein MICLGIDPGTLKPGFCVLSLPSEARGSCKILSAGCLVLRTKDPLPVRLMHIYDFFENMIVTCSVSSLAIETPFLGKNAQNFLKLGYVRGILYLLAQRKGLEIQEFTPRQVKLAVSGYGGADKEMVARSLSKLFPVFDPSAVEMFDITDAIAVAFCGIMSLR